One genomic segment of Clostridium estertheticum subsp. estertheticum includes these proteins:
- a CDS encoding metal ABC transporter ATP-binding protein, whose protein sequence is MINIKNLCFTYTNSKQYILDNINVKIEKGSYVSILGENGSAKSTLLKLILNLLKPNSGQIIIDTSRIAYVAQKVENFNAQFPITVYEMLNCHRRVLKLKDKSLISKSLKAVGMEDHTHTLIGNLSGGQQQKIFIARSLIGNPELLILDEPSTGIDIQSMEDIYGIIKGLNTNLGITVVSVEHNLKAALDNSTDIFEMSNRNGILYTINDYKYKITQERG, encoded by the coding sequence ATGATTAACATAAAGAATTTATGTTTTACATATACAAATTCAAAGCAATACATACTAGATAACATCAATGTTAAAATCGAGAAGGGCAGTTACGTTTCAATTTTAGGTGAAAATGGTAGTGCTAAAAGTACCTTACTTAAATTGATATTAAATTTATTGAAACCAAATAGTGGTCAAATTATTATAGATACATCAAGAATAGCATACGTTGCACAAAAAGTTGAAAATTTTAATGCGCAGTTCCCTATAACAGTTTATGAAATGCTAAATTGCCATAGGAGGGTACTAAAACTTAAAGATAAAAGTCTAATTTCAAAAAGTCTTAAGGCAGTGGGAATGGAGGACCATACCCATACTCTTATTGGAAATCTATCTGGTGGTCAGCAACAAAAGATTTTTATAGCTAGGAGTTTAATAGGAAATCCTGAGCTATTGATTTTAGATGAACCTTCTACTGGAATAGACATTCAAAGCATGGAAGATATATATGGAATTATTAAGGGGTTAAATACTAACCTAGGAATTACAGTTGTCTCTGTAGAACATAATTTAAAAGCTGCATTAGATAACTCAACAGATATTTTCGAAATGAGTAATAGAAATGGAATACTTTATACTATTAATGATTATAAATATAAAATAACCCAGGAAAGGGGCTAA
- a CDS encoding metal ABC transporter permease, whose amino-acid sequence MFEYGFMQNALIASVLISILFPIVGVFLVLKRYSMMGDTMAHASLAGVAIGLVFGFNPILGAFAFTALCGLSIEFLRDYYKKYAELILAIILTFSVGIAITLISTGKAGANVNSYLFGSLLTVTQNDLYIMLVLSIVSIITLFSLYNQLLYITFDEEGAKVSGAKVKVINYIFALLVGATISVSLRILGILVMSSMIALPVATALQLNKGFKKTLFCSIMFGFIDIILGLVISYYVNCAPGGSIALTSVFVLIIVISSKKILSRG is encoded by the coding sequence ATGTTTGAATATGGTTTTATGCAAAATGCTTTAATTGCCTCAGTTCTAATTTCTATACTTTTTCCAATTGTAGGTGTTTTTCTTGTGTTAAAAAGGTATTCCATGATGGGAGATACAATGGCACATGCCTCCTTGGCCGGTGTCGCTATAGGACTTGTTTTTGGTTTCAATCCTATACTTGGCGCTTTTGCTTTTACAGCCCTATGTGGTTTATCTATTGAATTTTTAAGAGATTATTACAAAAAATATGCAGAATTAATTCTAGCAATTATACTTACCTTTAGTGTAGGTATAGCAATAACCTTAATAAGTACAGGTAAAGCCGGTGCTAATGTTAATTCTTATCTATTCGGAAGCCTATTAACTGTTACACAAAATGACTTGTACATAATGCTTGTACTTAGCATTGTTTCGATAATAACATTGTTTTCATTATATAATCAATTACTATATATTACTTTCGATGAAGAAGGAGCTAAGGTTTCTGGCGCAAAAGTTAAAGTAATTAACTACATCTTCGCTCTACTTGTGGGTGCCACTATTTCAGTATCATTAAGAATACTTGGAATACTTGTCATGTCATCCATGATAGCCTTACCTGTAGCAACAGCATTGCAGCTAAATAAAGGTTTTAAGAAAACTTTATTTTGCTCTATAATGTTTGGCTTCATTGACATAATTTTAGGGCTTGTTATATCCTACTATGTAAATTGTGCCCCAGGAGGCAGTATTGCTTTGACTTCTGTTTTTGTATTAATTATTGTAATAAGTAGTAAAAAAATATTATCAAGGGGTTAG
- a CDS encoding HNH endonuclease, whose product MLTCEVCGNPADKHHIVYKSQGGIEFPLNFRYLCTLHHRGETGPHKNRRLDLEYKIDMQRKLENILIKEIYPIEELEVLLKINKGMIKRLFKDYKLKVKGVRKADIIANQNDIGYKRDDIIFRLMGGQKYDENMLLEEI is encoded by the coding sequence TTGCTTACGTGTGAAGTCTGTGGAAATCCAGCGGATAAACATCATATAGTTTATAAAAGCCAAGGCGGAATTGAATTTCCACTTAACTTTAGATATCTTTGTACATTGCATCATAGGGGCGAAACAGGCCCTCATAAGAATAGGCGATTAGATTTAGAATATAAAATTGATATGCAGAGAAAACTTGAAAATATTTTAATAAAAGAAATTTATCCAATTGAAGAATTAGAAGTCTTGCTTAAAATAAACAAGGGAATGATAAAAAGACTCTTTAAGGATTATAAACTCAAGGTCAAAGGGGTTAGAAAAGCTGATATTATTGCTAATCAAAATGATATAGGATATAAAAGAGATGATATTATTTTTAGGCTAATGGGTGGCCAAAAATATGATGAGAATATGCTTTTAGAAGAAATTTAA
- the rpsA gene encoding 30S ribosomal protein S1 codes for MTTDIKEEVTMKDAMENTAETMVINSGDVVLGTVLSVSEEEVLVNIGYMTDGVITKEELSNDKEANITDLVKVGDQISVYIMKVNNGEGNVLLSKKRADGLKIWDEFQEILDANKTLEVTVSDIVKGGATAYIEGVRAFIPASQISDSYIENLEDYKGKTLVVKIIELDKENKNIVLSRRVIEKEENAVKRDQIWNELKKGEKRKGVVTRLAKFGAFVDLGGIDGLIHVSQLSWKRVQEPSEVVAVGQEVEVTVLDFDKEKGRISLGLKSEQGNPWNNITSNYKPGAIVEGTVVKLMDFGAFVQLESGVEGLVHLSEISEERIAKVSDVLKVGEVVKVKIGEINEKDRRISLSIREAARGNEDFSDYKQEEESGLTLGDILGDKLKNYKF; via the coding sequence ATGACAACAGATATTAAGGAAGAAGTTACGATGAAAGATGCTATGGAAAATACTGCAGAAACTATGGTTATTAATAGTGGAGACGTTGTACTTGGAACTGTACTTTCTGTAAGTGAAGAAGAAGTTCTAGTAAACATTGGTTATATGACTGATGGTGTTATAACAAAAGAAGAATTATCAAACGATAAAGAAGCAAACATTACAGATCTTGTAAAAGTTGGAGATCAAATCTCTGTATATATAATGAAAGTTAATAACGGAGAAGGAAATGTGCTTTTATCTAAGAAAAGAGCAGATGGTCTTAAAATATGGGATGAATTCCAAGAAATTTTAGATGCAAACAAAACTTTAGAAGTAACAGTTAGTGACATAGTAAAAGGTGGAGCTACAGCTTACATAGAAGGCGTTAGAGCATTTATACCAGCATCACAAATATCAGATTCATATATAGAAAATTTAGAAGACTATAAAGGTAAAACTTTAGTAGTTAAAATAATAGAACTTGATAAAGAAAATAAAAATATTGTTCTATCTAGAAGAGTAATTGAAAAAGAAGAAAATGCAGTTAAAAGAGATCAAATTTGGAATGAACTTAAAAAAGGTGAAAAGAGAAAAGGCGTTGTAACTAGACTTGCTAAATTTGGCGCATTTGTAGATTTAGGTGGCATTGATGGTCTTATTCACGTTTCACAATTATCATGGAAAAGAGTTCAAGAACCATCAGAAGTAGTAGCTGTTGGACAGGAAGTAGAAGTTACAGTTTTAGATTTTGATAAAGAAAAAGGAAGAATATCTTTAGGACTTAAGAGTGAACAAGGAAACCCATGGAACAACATAACAAGCAACTACAAGCCTGGTGCTATAGTTGAAGGAACTGTTGTTAAATTAATGGATTTCGGTGCTTTTGTACAACTTGAATCAGGAGTTGAAGGACTAGTTCATTTATCAGAAATATCAGAAGAACGTATTGCAAAAGTTTCTGACGTATTAAAAGTTGGAGAAGTTGTAAAAGTTAAAATCGGTGAAATAAACGAAAAAGATAGAAGAATAAGCCTAAGCATTAGAGAAGCAGCAAGAGGAAATGAAGATTTTTCAGATTATAAGCAAGAAGAAGAAAGTGGATTAACACTAGGAGATATATTAGGAGATAAACTTAAAAACTATAAATTCTAG
- the cbiG gene encoding cobalt-precorrin 5A hydrolase yields MKYAVVTFTQKGDQIAEILATSLNIDLYSKKKHSNFDFAKVSKKVMENYRGIIFISSTGIAVRSIAPYIKSKDLDPAVLVIDNSCNYVISLLSGHLGGANEFALKVSKLLDAKPIITTATDNLGIYAPDMIAKDNGFVIEDLKKAKDIAALLVEGKKIGFLDEKGIIQTPTGYSSSLENISGLMYISSKDIINAKLKEYNVPTLKLIRKNIVLGIGCRKNFSMDKMNHTVIRVLKQYNIDIRAIKSIATVNVKKDELAIKALADYFKCQLKIFTTEDIKKVQHKFSGSDFVEKTIGVRAVCEPCVELSGAKIMTIKMKLDGMTLCIGEV; encoded by the coding sequence ATGAAATATGCAGTTGTTACGTTTACCCAAAAGGGAGATCAAATAGCGGAAATTTTAGCAACAAGTCTTAATATTGATTTATATTCAAAGAAAAAACATAGTAATTTTGATTTTGCAAAGGTTAGTAAAAAAGTAATGGAGAACTATAGAGGTATAATTTTTATAAGTTCTACAGGTATTGCAGTTAGATCAATAGCACCATACATAAAAAGTAAGGATCTGGATCCGGCAGTATTAGTTATAGATAATTCTTGTAATTATGTTATAAGTCTTTTAAGTGGCCATTTAGGAGGCGCGAACGAATTTGCATTAAAGGTTAGTAAACTTTTAGATGCAAAACCTATAATAACTACAGCAACGGATAATTTAGGCATTTATGCCCCTGATATGATAGCAAAAGATAATGGATTTGTTATTGAAGATTTGAAAAAAGCAAAAGACATAGCGGCGCTTTTAGTAGAAGGAAAAAAAATTGGATTTCTTGATGAAAAAGGAATAATACAAACACCAACTGGATATAGTAGTAGTTTAGAGAATATTTCTGGATTGATGTATATTTCTAGTAAAGATATTATTAATGCTAAGTTAAAGGAATATAATGTACCAACGCTTAAATTAATAAGAAAAAATATTGTACTTGGAATAGGATGTAGAAAAAACTTTTCGATGGATAAAATGAATCATACAGTAATAAGGGTGCTTAAGCAGTACAATATAGATATTAGGGCTATAAAGTCTATTGCGACAGTTAATGTTAAAAAAGATGAATTAGCAATAAAGGCATTGGCAGATTATTTTAAATGTCAGCTTAAAATATTTACGACAGAAGATATAAAGAAAGTACAACATAAATTCAGCGGAAGTGATTTTGTTGAGAAAACTATTGGTGTTAGAGCTGTTTGTGAACCTTGCGTTGAACTTAGTGGGGCAAAAATCATGACAATTAAAATGAAATTAGATGGTATGACCTTATGCATAGGGGAAGTATGA
- a CDS encoding ABC transporter permease, producing MNSITTFLAAAVVAGTPLLFATLGELLTEKVGNLNLGVEGMMLMGSVIGFMAGVSTGNPIIAMVAAAIAGGFGALVYAFLTISLRANQVVCGLTLTIFGTGFSSMVGKNLIGQVTPNTIKNFFVPIRIPIIGHIPFIGDIFFNHDMFVYFGYIMTILLFIYLYKTAKGLNTMAVGENPAAADAASINVTLYKYVNTLIGGALCGLGGAYLSLVYVPAWQENVTAGRGWIAVALVIFATWKPQKAIIGAYLFGGLDILGFRLQGLPGFEISQYLIDLLPYVVTIVILVIVSMRKSGKNSPPAGLSVPYFREER from the coding sequence ATGAATAGTATAACAACATTTTTAGCCGCTGCAGTAGTAGCTGGTACTCCTCTACTTTTTGCAACGCTTGGAGAATTATTAACTGAAAAAGTAGGTAATCTTAATTTAGGGGTAGAAGGCATGATGCTTATGGGATCTGTTATTGGGTTTATGGCAGGAGTAAGTACAGGGAATCCAATAATAGCAATGGTAGCTGCAGCAATTGCTGGTGGCTTTGGTGCACTTGTTTATGCATTTTTAACCATATCACTCAGGGCGAATCAAGTTGTATGTGGTCTTACATTAACTATATTTGGAACAGGTTTTTCAAGCATGGTAGGTAAAAATTTGATAGGGCAAGTTACGCCGAATACAATTAAAAATTTCTTTGTACCTATAAGAATTCCGATAATAGGACATATACCTTTTATTGGAGACATATTTTTTAATCATGATATGTTTGTATATTTTGGGTATATTATGACTATCCTTTTATTTATATATTTATATAAAACAGCTAAGGGACTAAATACAATGGCAGTTGGAGAAAATCCAGCAGCTGCAGATGCAGCTAGTATAAATGTTACTCTTTATAAATATGTTAACACATTAATCGGAGGAGCTCTTTGCGGCCTTGGTGGAGCATACTTATCCCTTGTTTATGTACCAGCATGGCAGGAAAATGTAACAGCAGGCAGAGGGTGGATTGCTGTTGCCCTTGTAATTTTTGCAACATGGAAACCTCAAAAAGCAATAATTGGAGCATACCTTTTCGGTGGACTTGATATATTAGGATTTAGACTTCAGGGATTACCGGGTTTTGAGATATCACAATATCTTATTGATTTGTTACCTTATGTAGTTACAATAGTTATTCTAGTAATAGTATCAATGAGAAAATCGGGTAAAAACTCACCACCTGCTGGACTTTCAGTTCCTTATTTTAGAGAGGAAAGGTGA
- a CDS encoding ABC transporter permease, giving the protein MIQIVKRSKISKTDNFKIRCIAILLSLVVLAIFLIIINLNPIDVYAAIVQGSFGSTYSIQQTFIKSIPLIISSLGIAIAFRMQFWNIGGEGQILMGAFAATYFALKFPNMPKFQLLLIMFCAGILGGGLWALIAALLKGKWNTNETIVTLMLNYIAIKFITYLQYGPWRDKNAMGFPKIPSFAANATLPDVFGINMGWIIAIILTILVYIFIKYTKKGYEISVLGESEKTAIYAGIKIRKTMFIAIFLSGALCGIAGVIQVSAVSRTLSADVAGGVGFTAIIIAWLSSLSAPIIVIVSILFAALVQGASFIQTAFGIPEAAAQLIQAIILFFVLGSEFFTKYKINFKSKGKLKGVNKNE; this is encoded by the coding sequence ATGATTCAGATTGTTAAAAGATCTAAAATAAGCAAAACAGATAATTTTAAAATTAGGTGTATTGCAATACTCCTATCACTTGTAGTACTTGCTATATTTCTGATAATCATTAACCTTAATCCAATAGATGTGTACGCGGCGATTGTGCAGGGTAGTTTTGGTTCAACTTATAGCATCCAGCAGACATTTATTAAGTCTATACCACTTATTATAAGTTCTCTTGGAATAGCCATAGCATTTAGAATGCAATTTTGGAATATTGGAGGAGAAGGACAAATACTTATGGGAGCATTTGCCGCTACTTATTTTGCTTTAAAATTTCCAAATATGCCTAAGTTTCAATTGCTTTTAATAATGTTTTGCGCAGGAATACTCGGTGGGGGATTATGGGCATTAATTGCAGCATTGCTTAAAGGAAAATGGAATACTAATGAGACTATCGTAACCTTAATGTTAAATTATATTGCAATAAAATTTATAACTTATCTTCAATATGGACCTTGGAGAGATAAAAACGCAATGGGTTTTCCCAAAATTCCTAGTTTTGCTGCAAATGCAACACTTCCAGATGTTTTTGGTATAAATATGGGATGGATTATAGCAATTATATTAACAATCTTAGTATATATTTTCATAAAATATACTAAGAAGGGTTATGAAATTTCGGTCCTTGGGGAAAGTGAAAAAACAGCTATATACGCAGGTATAAAAATTAGAAAAACTATGTTTATAGCTATATTTTTAAGTGGTGCTTTATGTGGAATTGCAGGTGTAATTCAAGTTTCAGCTGTTAGCAGAACGCTTTCTGCAGATGTTGCAGGTGGGGTAGGATTTACAGCTATAATTATAGCATGGTTATCATCACTTTCTGCACCTATTATAGTAATAGTATCTATACTATTTGCTGCACTTGTTCAAGGTGCATCATTTATTCAAACAGCGTTTGGAATACCAGAAGCTGCCGCACAATTAATACAAGCAATTATTTTATTCTTTGTATTAGGTAGTGAATTTTTTACTAAGTATAAAATAAATTTTAAATCTAAGGGAAAACTAAAGGGGGTAAATAAAAATGAATAG
- a CDS encoding ABC transporter ATP-binding protein encodes MDKTPYVSIENISKTFGKVIANNNMNLTLHGGEIHALLGENGAGKSTLMNMLSGVYTPDSGSIFIHGKNTNFNGPKDAIKAGVGMIYQHFKLVEEMTAKQNILLGQTSGIFFNNKIEIKKINDLCEKFHLEMDLNKYVSEMPVGERQNLEILKVLYRGADILVLDEPTTVFTESETEKLFKIMRSMKEKGKAIIFISHKMNEVMEICDKITVLRKGEAIKTLKKEETSPKELTELMMGRKADLSIKKVDKEAGAVMLEVSDLVVVNDEKAEILKNISFALRKGEILGIAGIAGSGQRELCEAIAGIEKVSSGKIVLEGEDLVGKSPRDIINKGISMSFIPEDRLGMGLVASMGMVDNLLLKDYHTQKGIFINRKPVIKKAKEMMKKFEIKTPDIYHPIKYLSGGNIQKILVGRELSMHPKILIMAYAVRGLDINTCYTIYDLISEEKKKETAVLFIGEDLDVLIHLCDRIMVICDGKITGIVDAKESSREKIGMMMVGNTDDTEVV; translated from the coding sequence ATGGATAAAACCCCTTATGTATCTATAGAAAATATTAGTAAAACCTTCGGGAAAGTAATAGCTAATAATAATATGAATTTAACTTTGCATGGCGGAGAAATCCATGCACTACTAGGTGAAAATGGGGCAGGTAAAAGTACCCTTATGAACATGTTATCAGGAGTTTATACTCCTGATAGCGGTTCTATTTTTATTCATGGAAAAAATACTAACTTTAATGGTCCAAAAGATGCAATTAAAGCTGGTGTAGGAATGATTTATCAACATTTTAAATTAGTTGAGGAAATGACTGCAAAACAAAATATATTACTTGGTCAAACAAGTGGGATTTTCTTTAATAATAAGATAGAAATTAAAAAAATTAATGATTTATGCGAAAAATTTCATTTGGAAATGGATTTAAATAAATATGTTTCAGAGATGCCAGTAGGTGAAAGGCAAAATCTTGAAATACTTAAAGTGCTTTATAGGGGTGCTGATATTTTAGTATTAGATGAGCCTACTACTGTGTTTACAGAAAGTGAGACAGAAAAGTTATTTAAAATAATGAGAAGTATGAAAGAGAAAGGCAAAGCAATTATATTCATAAGTCATAAAATGAATGAAGTAATGGAGATATGCGATAAAATTACTGTATTAAGAAAAGGTGAGGCTATAAAGACACTTAAGAAAGAAGAAACCAGTCCTAAGGAATTAACAGAGCTAATGATGGGTCGCAAAGCAGATTTATCTATAAAAAAGGTAGATAAAGAGGCGGGCGCGGTAATGCTTGAGGTATCAGATTTAGTAGTTGTAAATGATGAAAAAGCAGAGATTCTTAAAAATATTAGTTTCGCTCTTAGAAAAGGTGAAATTCTTGGTATTGCTGGAATTGCGGGTAGTGGACAAAGAGAATTATGTGAAGCTATTGCAGGTATCGAGAAGGTTTCGAGTGGGAAAATAGTTCTAGAGGGGGAAGACCTTGTAGGGAAATCTCCGAGAGATATTATTAATAAAGGTATAAGTATGAGTTTTATACCAGAGGATAGATTAGGAATGGGACTTGTTGCATCTATGGGTATGGTGGATAATCTTTTGCTAAAGGATTACCACACTCAAAAAGGAATATTCATAAATAGAAAACCAGTCATTAAAAAAGCAAAAGAAATGATGAAAAAATTTGAAATAAAAACCCCGGATATATATCATCCTATAAAATATTTATCAGGTGGTAATATTCAAAAGATATTAGTTGGAAGAGAATTAAGCATGCATCCTAAAATACTTATTATGGCATATGCCGTTCGTGGACTTGATATTAATACATGTTATACGATATATGACCTTATAAGTGAGGAAAAGAAAAAAGAAACTGCAGTTTTATTTATAGGAGAGGATCTCGACGTATTAATTCATTTATGTGATAGGATTATGGTGATTTGTGATGGCAAGATTACTGGAATAGTTGATGCAAAAGAGTCTTCTAGAGAAAAAATCGGTATGATGATGGTTGGAAATACTGACGATACGGAGGTGGTATAG
- a CDS encoding BMP family ABC transporter substrate-binding protein, whose product MKKKLGSLLLAFTLLTSLALVGCGGAKTNTKATKEKDMTVGFIYVGPVGDGGYTYSHDMGRKGLEKQLGVKTLYKESVKENLADVEQVCEEMINKGATVIIGTSFGFMDGMAASAKKHPDVKYLHASGYTTSTNMSTYFGRIYQARYLSGIVAGMKSKTNKIGYVAAYSIPEVVRGINAFTLGVQSVNPKAIVKVKWTNTWYDPAKEKEAGKALIAEGVDVITQHQDTAGPLQAAEEAGISAIGYNTDMTAKAPKAYMTAPVWNWTPYYVDQIKAIKAGTWKSESYWKGLESGVVALAPLTKNAPKGAAEAVAKAKADILSGKNKVFVGPIIDQSGAVKVAKGIVMTDKELLSFNWFVKGVEGKIAK is encoded by the coding sequence ATGAAGAAAAAATTAGGAAGTTTATTACTAGCATTTACATTACTCACATCTTTAGCACTTGTAGGATGTGGCGGTGCAAAAACTAATACAAAAGCTACGAAGGAAAAGGACATGACGGTAGGATTTATATATGTAGGACCTGTAGGTGACGGAGGTTATACTTATTCTCATGATATGGGAAGAAAAGGGCTTGAAAAACAATTAGGTGTAAAGACTTTGTATAAAGAATCAGTAAAAGAAAACTTAGCAGATGTAGAGCAAGTATGCGAGGAAATGATTAATAAAGGAGCAACTGTTATTATAGGAACAAGTTTTGGATTTATGGATGGAATGGCAGCATCAGCTAAAAAACATCCTGATGTTAAATATCTTCATGCATCTGGGTACACAACATCGACAAATATGTCTACATATTTTGGACGTATATATCAAGCAAGATATCTTTCAGGTATAGTTGCAGGCATGAAAAGCAAAACTAATAAAATAGGATATGTAGCTGCATACTCAATACCAGAAGTAGTAAGAGGAATTAATGCATTTACTCTAGGAGTACAATCTGTTAACCCTAAAGCTATAGTAAAAGTAAAATGGACTAATACTTGGTATGACCCAGCTAAAGAAAAAGAAGCAGGAAAAGCATTAATTGCAGAAGGTGTGGATGTTATTACTCAACATCAAGATACTGCAGGTCCACTTCAAGCAGCAGAAGAAGCAGGAATATCTGCTATTGGATACAATACAGACATGACTGCTAAAGCACCTAAGGCATATATGACAGCTCCAGTTTGGAATTGGACGCCTTATTATGTTGATCAAATAAAAGCTATTAAAGCTGGGACTTGGAAATCAGAGAGTTATTGGAAAGGTCTAGAATCTGGAGTAGTCGCTCTTGCACCACTTACAAAAAATGCACCAAAAGGAGCAGCAGAAGCTGTTGCTAAAGCAAAAGCTGATATTCTATCAGGTAAAAACAAAGTATTTGTAGGACCAATAATAGATCAAAGTGGAGCTGTTAAAGTTGCAAAAGGTATAGTTATGACAGATAAGGAACTATTATCATTTAATTGGTTTGTTAAAGGTGTAGAAGGGAAAATAGCAAAATAA
- a CDS encoding xanthine phosphoribosyltransferase, producing the protein MEALKNKILNEGTVIGSEILKVDSFLNHQIDIKLLNEIGQEFKKRFAKNEITKILTVEASGIGIACIVAQYFNNIPVVFAKKHDSTTMDNNAYEAEVFSFTKNKKYKVRTSKKYINKEDKILIIDDFLANGNAALGLIKITRQAEASIVGVGIVIEKAFQNGRECIENEGIKVESLAIIKSLIDNKVVFK; encoded by the coding sequence ATGGAAGCACTAAAGAATAAGATATTAAATGAAGGAACAGTAATAGGTAGTGAGATTTTAAAGGTTGATAGTTTTTTAAATCATCAAATTGATATAAAACTCTTAAATGAAATAGGACAAGAGTTTAAAAAAAGATTTGCAAAAAATGAAATAACGAAAATATTAACAGTTGAAGCATCAGGTATAGGAATAGCATGTATTGTGGCACAATACTTTAATAACATCCCTGTAGTATTTGCAAAAAAACATGATTCCACAACAATGGATAATAATGCATATGAAGCTGAGGTGTTTTCTTTTACAAAAAACAAAAAATATAAAGTTAGAACTAGTAAAAAATATATAAATAAAGAGGACAAAATCCTAATAATTGATGACTTTTTAGCAAATGGAAATGCGGCGCTTGGTCTTATAAAAATAACACGTCAAGCGGAGGCTAGTATTGTTGGAGTTGGAATTGTGATTGAAAAAGCATTCCAAAATGGTAGGGAATGCATAGAAAATGAGGGCATTAAAGTAGAGTCACTAGCAATAATAAAATCTTTAATAGATAACAAGGTAGTTTTTAAATAA
- the glgD gene encoding glucose-1-phosphate adenylyltransferase subunit GlgD, giving the protein MLGNYMGILMLNEREDNIKSLTKSRPIAAIPIGGRYRIIDFVLSNMVNSGIHNVGIFTNTKSRSLVDHLGSGKPWDLDRKINGLYVFNHTSERSELRDIDVLNDNMEYIYKSKQDYVIISSSYMLCNMDYNEAAIYHEQSGSDVTVLYKKTETGKSDYLSCSTLYISEENKILSVGKNIGSSDKINISMEMFIMKKSTLIDIVKKSKQTGYHNSIKEVIYEHIMKLNVNAFEFKGYIKRIDSLKNYYTANMDLLNTKVTKELFFSNGLIYTKNKNEASTKYFNGAKVNNALISNGCILKGKIQNSIISRSVTVHEEVEIDNCIIFENCEIKKGCKLTNVIIDRNVIMGENTVLKGSDDFPVVIEKKVEQYQF; this is encoded by the coding sequence ATGCTTGGAAATTATATGGGAATATTAATGCTAAACGAGAGAGAAGATAATATTAAAAGCCTTACAAAGTCAAGACCTATAGCAGCCATTCCTATAGGTGGAAGATACAGAATTATTGATTTTGTACTTTCAAATATGGTTAATTCAGGTATTCATAATGTAGGTATATTTACTAATACAAAATCTAGGTCACTAGTTGATCATCTAGGTTCAGGGAAACCGTGGGATTTAGATAGAAAAATAAATGGACTATATGTATTTAATCATACATCAGAAAGATCGGAGTTAAGGGATATAGATGTATTAAATGATAATATGGAATATATTTATAAATCAAAGCAGGATTATGTAATAATATCTTCTTCATACATGTTATGTAATATGGATTACAATGAAGCTGCTATTTATCATGAGCAATCGGGTAGTGATGTAACAGTATTATATAAAAAAACAGAGACTGGGAAGAGTGATTATTTAAGCTGTAGTACATTATATATTAGTGAAGAAAATAAAATTTTAAGTGTTGGGAAAAATATAGGGTCATCGGATAAAATAAATATATCAATGGAAATGTTTATAATGAAAAAGAGCACTCTTATAGATATTGTAAAAAAAAGTAAACAAACAGGATATCATAATTCAATAAAAGAAGTTATCTATGAACATATTATGAAACTCAACGTAAATGCATTTGAATTTAAAGGATATATTAAGCGTATAGATTCTTTGAAAAATTATTATACTGCTAATATGGATCTGTTAAATACTAAGGTAACCAAAGAATTATTTTTTAGCAATGGGTTAATTTATACAAAGAATAAAAATGAGGCTTCTACTAAATATTTTAATGGAGCAAAAGTTAATAATGCTTTAATCTCAAATGGATGTATTTTGAAGGGTAAAATACAAAATAGTATAATCTCAAGAAGTGTGACCGTACATGAGGAAGTCGAAATTGACAATTGTATAATATTTGAAAACTGTGAAATTAAAAAGGGATGTAAGCTCACTAATGTAATTATTGATAGAAATGTAATTATGGGTGAGAATACAGTACTTAAGGGTTCAGATGACTTCCCTGTAGTTATAGAAAAAAAAGTCGAACAATATCAATTTTAA